From Apium graveolens cultivar Ventura chromosome 9, ASM990537v1, whole genome shotgun sequence, the proteins below share one genomic window:
- the LOC141686632 gene encoding 3-isopropylmalate dehydrogenase 2, chloroplastic-like: MAVASLQVNNLGGFKPQQHHLISSTTKRLSTINCSAATPTKRYSITLLPGDGIGPEVISVAKNVLQLAASFDGIEFGFKEMPVGGAALDLTGVPLPEETLSQARNSDAVLLGAIGGYKWDNNEKHLKPETGLLQLREGLKVFANLRPASVLPQLVDASTLKKEVAEGVDLMVVRELTGGIYFGKPRGFGTNDSGDEIGFNTEVYAAYEIDRIAHIAFQTARKRSCKLCSVDKANVLEASMLWRKRVTAIASQYPDVELSHMYVDNAAMQLVRNPKQFDTIVTNNIFGDILSDEASMITGSIGMLPSASIGDSGPGLYEPIHGSAPDIAGMDKANPLATVLSAAMLLKYGLGEEKAAQRIELAVMDTLNRGFRTGDIYSAGNKLVGCKEMGEEVLKSVESKFPAAV; encoded by the exons ATGGCGGTGGCATCACTACAAGTAAACAATCTTGGAGGTTTTAAGCCTCAACAACATCACTTGATTAGTTCAACTACCAAAAGGCTTTCAACAATCAACTGCTCCGCCGCCACACCCACCAAACGTTACTCCATCACTCTCCTTCCCGGCGATGGTATTGGTCCTGAAGTCATCTCCGTCGCCAAAAATGTTCTCCAGCTCGCCGCTTCTTTCGACG GGATTGAGTTTGGGTTCAAGGAGATGCCGGTGGGAGGTGCTGCTTTGGACCTGACTGGTGTTCCTTTACCCGAGGAGACTCTTTCCCAAGCTAGGAATTCGGATGCTGTTCTTCTTGGAGCAATTGGAGG cTACAAATGGGACAACAATGAGAAGCACTTAAAGCCCGAGACTGGATTGCTGCAGCTACGTGAAGGTCTTAAGGTCTTTGCAAATTTGAGGCCAGCTTCAGTTTTACCACAG TTAGTAGatgcatcaactttgaagaagGAGGTGGCTGAAGGTGTTGACTTGATGGTTGTCAGGGAGCTCACCGGGG GTATTTATTTTGGAAAACCAAGGGGTTTTGGCACCAACGATAGTGGTGATGAGATTGGTTTTAACACTGAGGTTTATGCTGCTTATGAG ATTGATCGCATTGCTCACATCGCGTTTCAAACTGCTCGGAAGCGTAGCTGTAAACTTTGTTCTGTAGATAAAGCAAATGTTCTAGAG GCGTCCATGCTCTGGAGGAAAAGAGTAACGGCGATAGCTTCACAGTACCCTGATGTTGAGCTGTCACACATGTATGTTGACAATGCTGCAATGCAACTTGTTCGTAATCCTAAACAG TTTGATACGATTGTGACCAACAACATATTTGGTGATATATTGTCAGACGAGGCTTCGATGATAACTGGAAGCATTGGGATGCTCCCATCTGCTAGTATTGGCGATTCG GGTCCTGGGCTTTACGAACCGATACATGGGTCTGCTCCTGATATCGCTGGAATG GATAAAGCAAATCCTCTGGCAACAGTGCTAAGTGCTGCCATGCTATTAAAATATGGCCTAGGAGAGGAAAAGGCGGCCCAAAGAATTGAGCTTGCAGTGATGGATACTCTAAACAGGGGATTTCGCACTGGTGATATTTACTCTGCTGGAAAT AAATTGGTAGGATGCAAGGAGATGGGTGAAGAGGTACTCAAGTCAGTAGAATCCAAATTTCCTGCTGCTGTATGA
- the LOC141685601 gene encoding secreted RxLR effector protein 161-like → MGTSKDITKAANYLKNEFEMKDLGKTKFCLGLEKKFLFGHLKLKRIYFVQEKKDEDPLGPEVPYISAIGALMYLASNTRPDIAFTVNLLAKFSLDPTKRHWDEIKHILRYLRGTIDLGLFFPNNSKSQMVGYADAGYLSDPHVGRTKTGYLLTYCGTAIS, encoded by the exons ATGG GTACTTCTAAAGATATTACTAAGGCTGCtaattatttgaaaaatgagtttGAGATGAAAGATCTTGGAAAGACAAAGTTCTGTTTAGGTTTAGAG AAAAAGTTCTTGTTCGGTCACTTGAAGTTGAAAAGGATCTATTTCGTCCAAGAAAAAAAAGATGAAGATCCACTTGGACCAGAAGTTCCATATATCAGTGCAATTGGCGCTCTTATGTACCTCGCAAGCAACACACGACCTGATATTGCTTTTACTGTCAATCTATTAGCAAAATTCAGTTTAGATCCAACTAAAAGACATTGGGATGAAATCAAACATATATTGAGATATCTTCGCGGGACAATTGATCTTGGATTATTCTTTCCAAATAATTCGAAATCACAGATGGTTGGATATGCAGATGCTGGATACTTGTCAGATCCTCATGTTGGACGAACAAAGACAGGTTACTTACTCACATATTGCGGTACTGCTATCTCTTGA
- the LOC141684491 gene encoding BRAP2 RING ZnF UBP domain-containing protein 2-like isoform X2, which produces MVHNTRLHNFDHTVVVISIAPLQIATMAESTSTSAIAAAAISTPSAEELDDSLSISDLTQSFNFSSGNPRIEETRGVMLLYRHDSVSSSLPVERKPLVCVLGVPNHMTYADFCQFCGSFVQHILEMRIVRTDGMEDKYSVLIRFDGQDSTDSFYKHFNGKHFSSLEEEACHMLFAVDVQYTGSVEHAQASPVSSTEQPSCPVCLERLDQDTSGILTTICNHSFHCSCISKWTDSSCPVCRYCQQQPENSKCFICQTSENVWICVICGFVGCGRYKEGHAIRHWKETQHCYSLELETQRVWDYVGDNYVHRLIQSKTDGKLVELNHRCVHGDDGYGICECGSDPAFEEAQLNSKVEAIVNEYQELLTTQLENQKMYFESLLKEFEDTETGCSGVEKASHQNLKKQKMQAKLDKVKEEKKFQEDIKKNLVSNKAIWTEKIQEAEERKRMLTKKKDDKIEELEEQLMNLMLVLEDANTPKDHLSTSKQVKDEELPIQAERSLNKPIKLRPKNNSQRSG; this is translated from the exons ATGGTGCATAACACAAGACTACACAATTTTGATCACACTGTAGTTGTCATCTCTATAGCTCCTTTGCAAATTGCAACCATGGCTGAATCAACTTCAACAAGTGCAATTGCAGCTGCTGCTATCTCCACACCTTCTGCTGAAGAGCTAGATGATTCATTATCCATCTCCGATCTCACCCAGTCCTTCAATTTCTCTTCTGGTAACCCTAGAATCGAAGAGACTCGAGGCGTCATGCTTCTTTATCGCCACGACTCCGTCTCATCATCCTTACCT GTTGAAAGAAAACCTCTTGTCTGTGTGCTTGGGGTGCCAAATCACATGACATATGCTGATTTTTGTCAGTTCTGTGGTTCTTTTGTTCAACATATACTGGAAATGCGGATTGTCAG GACTGATGGGATGGAGGATAAATACAGTGTTCTGATAAGGTTTGACGGGCAAGATTCAACTGATTCTTTCTACAAGCATTTTAATGGAAAACATTTTTCCTCCCTCGAG GAAGAGGCTTGTCATATGCTTTTCGCAGTTGATGTTCAATACACAGGTTCAGTAGAACATGCACAGGCTTCACCTGTCAGCTCCACTGAGCAGCCATCTTGTCCGGTTTGTCTTG AAAGACTGGACCAGGATACGAGTGGGATTCTCACAACTATATGCAATCATTCTTTCCATTGCTCCTGCATATCTAAATGGACAGATTCTTCCTGTCCG GTATGTCGATATTGTCAGCAGCAGCCTGAAAATTCGAAATGTTTTATCTGCCAAACATCAGAGAATGTATGGATATGTGTTATCTGTGGGTTTGTAGGTTGTGGAAG GTACAAAGAAGGGCATGCTATAAGACATTGGAAAGAAACACAACACTGTTACTCCCTTGAATTGGAAACACAACGTGTGTGGGACTATGTGGGAGATAACTATGTTCACCGTTTGATTCAGTCAAAAACTGATGGAAAGCTGGTCGAGTTGAATCACCGTTGTGTACATGGTGATGATGGTTATGGAATTTGTGAATGTGGTTCAGATCCTGCTTTTGAGGAGGCTCAGTTAAACAGCAAAGTTGAAGCT ATCGTTAACGAGTATCAGGAGCTGCTTACTACCCAGCTTGAGAACCAAAAGATG TATTTCGAGTCTTTGCTGAAAGAATTTGAAGACACGGAAACAGGATGTTCTGGAGTTGAGAAAGCATCACATCAGAATTTGAAAAAACAGAAGATGCAAGCCAAGCTGGACAAAGTTAAAGAAGAGAAGAAGTTTCAAGAGGAT ATCAAAAAAAATCTTGTGAGCAACAAAGCGATCTGGACTGAAAAGATACAAGAAGCTGAAGAAAG GAAGAGAATGCTTACGAAAAAGAAAGATGACAAGATAGAGGAATTGGAAGAGCAG CTTATGAATTTAATGTTAGTCCTGGAGGATGCGAATACACCCAAAGATCACCTGTCAACATCAAAACAAGTCAAGGATGAAGAACTGCCGATTCAAGCGGAGAGATCTTTAAATAAACCAATAAAACTTCGTCCTAAGAATAATTCACAAAGAAGTGGCTAA
- the LOC141684491 gene encoding BRAP2 RING ZnF UBP domain-containing protein 2-like isoform X1 has protein sequence MVHNTRLHNFDHTVVVISIAPLQIATMAESTSTSAIAAAAISTPSAEELDDSLSISDLTQSFNFSSGNPRIEETRGVMLLYRHDSVSSSLPVERKPLVCVLGVPNHMTYADFCQFCGSFVQHILEMRIVRTDGMEDKYSVLIRFDGQDSTDSFYKHFNGKHFSSLEEEACHMLFAVDVQYTGSVEHAQASPVSSTEQPSCPVCLERLDQDTSGILTTICNHSFHCSCISKWTDSSCPVCRYCQQQPENSKCFICQTSENVWICVICGFVGCGRYKEGHAIRHWKETQHCYSLELETQRVWDYVGDNYVHRLIQSKTDGKLVELNHRCVHGDDGYGICECGSDPAFEEAQLNSKVEAVQTLFLVSPTYTLPSISNKPVLPCAFQFLKFTQYLFCYEQIVNEYQELLTTQLENQKMYFESLLKEFEDTETGCSGVEKASHQNLKKQKMQAKLDKVKEEKKFQEDIKKNLVSNKAIWTEKIQEAEERKRMLTKKKDDKIEELEEQLMNLMLVLEDANTPKDHLSTSKQVKDEELPIQAERSLNKPIKLRPKNNSQRSG, from the exons ATGGTGCATAACACAAGACTACACAATTTTGATCACACTGTAGTTGTCATCTCTATAGCTCCTTTGCAAATTGCAACCATGGCTGAATCAACTTCAACAAGTGCAATTGCAGCTGCTGCTATCTCCACACCTTCTGCTGAAGAGCTAGATGATTCATTATCCATCTCCGATCTCACCCAGTCCTTCAATTTCTCTTCTGGTAACCCTAGAATCGAAGAGACTCGAGGCGTCATGCTTCTTTATCGCCACGACTCCGTCTCATCATCCTTACCT GTTGAAAGAAAACCTCTTGTCTGTGTGCTTGGGGTGCCAAATCACATGACATATGCTGATTTTTGTCAGTTCTGTGGTTCTTTTGTTCAACATATACTGGAAATGCGGATTGTCAG GACTGATGGGATGGAGGATAAATACAGTGTTCTGATAAGGTTTGACGGGCAAGATTCAACTGATTCTTTCTACAAGCATTTTAATGGAAAACATTTTTCCTCCCTCGAG GAAGAGGCTTGTCATATGCTTTTCGCAGTTGATGTTCAATACACAGGTTCAGTAGAACATGCACAGGCTTCACCTGTCAGCTCCACTGAGCAGCCATCTTGTCCGGTTTGTCTTG AAAGACTGGACCAGGATACGAGTGGGATTCTCACAACTATATGCAATCATTCTTTCCATTGCTCCTGCATATCTAAATGGACAGATTCTTCCTGTCCG GTATGTCGATATTGTCAGCAGCAGCCTGAAAATTCGAAATGTTTTATCTGCCAAACATCAGAGAATGTATGGATATGTGTTATCTGTGGGTTTGTAGGTTGTGGAAG GTACAAAGAAGGGCATGCTATAAGACATTGGAAAGAAACACAACACTGTTACTCCCTTGAATTGGAAACACAACGTGTGTGGGACTATGTGGGAGATAACTATGTTCACCGTTTGATTCAGTCAAAAACTGATGGAAAGCTGGTCGAGTTGAATCACCGTTGTGTACATGGTGATGATGGTTATGGAATTTGTGAATGTGGTTCAGATCCTGCTTTTGAGGAGGCTCAGTTAAACAGCAAAGTTGAAGCTGTACAAACCCTTTTTTTAGTTTCACCAACATATACTCTGCCCTCTATAAGCAATAAACCAGTATTGCCTTGTGCttttcaatttctcaaatttACACAGTATTTATTCTGTTATGAGCAGATCGTTAACGAGTATCAGGAGCTGCTTACTACCCAGCTTGAGAACCAAAAGATG TATTTCGAGTCTTTGCTGAAAGAATTTGAAGACACGGAAACAGGATGTTCTGGAGTTGAGAAAGCATCACATCAGAATTTGAAAAAACAGAAGATGCAAGCCAAGCTGGACAAAGTTAAAGAAGAGAAGAAGTTTCAAGAGGAT ATCAAAAAAAATCTTGTGAGCAACAAAGCGATCTGGACTGAAAAGATACAAGAAGCTGAAGAAAG GAAGAGAATGCTTACGAAAAAGAAAGATGACAAGATAGAGGAATTGGAAGAGCAG CTTATGAATTTAATGTTAGTCCTGGAGGATGCGAATACACCCAAAGATCACCTGTCAACATCAAAACAAGTCAAGGATGAAGAACTGCCGATTCAAGCGGAGAGATCTTTAAATAAACCAATAAAACTTCGTCCTAAGAATAATTCACAAAGAAGTGGCTAA
- the LOC141685349 gene encoding flotillin-like protein 4, whose product MLKVAGPSQILVITGLGIKDILLSQKKWVFPGQKCIKVDISPVNYTFDVQAMSAEKLPFVLPAVFTIGPRVGDDDSLLKYAKLVSAHDKLSNHVKELVMGVIEGETRVLAASMTMEEIFKGTKQFKQEVFDKVQLELDQFGLHIYNANVKQLVDVPGYEYFSYLGQKTQMEAANQAKIDVSEAKMKGAIGAKEREGLTLQNAAKIDAESKIMSTRRQGEGNKEEIRVKTEVQIYKNQRDAEVEQANAELATKKAVWSQSAKMAQVEADKAVSLREATLQMEVEKKNALTRTEKLRAQDLSKANVDYDIQVQEANAELYKKQKAAEAILFEQQKSAEAQRASADADLYARQRAAEADLYSKMKEAEGMAAVAEAQGFYLGNLLKQVGGNYSALRDYLMIHGGTFKDIAKLNAEAVRGLQPKINIWTGANGNGVGDGVSSGGSGCGGAMKEIAGLYGMLPPLLETVNDQTGMLPPTWLATLPSDSSKA is encoded by the exons ATGCTTAAGGTTGCTGGACCATCACAGATCCTCGTGATCACTGGGTTAGGAATTAAGGACATATTACTTTCACAGAAAAAATGGGTTTTCCCTGGCCAAAAATGCATCAAAGTTGACATTTCCCCTGTTAACTACACCTTTGATGTCCAAGCCATGAGTGCTGAGAAGCTTCCTTTTGTTCTCCCTGCTGTTTTCACCATCGGCCCACGTGTCGGTGATGATGATAGTCTTTTGAAGTATGCCAAACTGGTCTCTGCTCATGACAAGCTCTCTAATCATGTTAAAGAGCTTGTCATGGGCGTTATTGAGGGCGAGACTCGTGTTCTTGCTGCTTCCATGACAATGGAGGAGATTTTTAAAGGGACTAAGCAGTTTAAACAAGAGGTTTTTGATAAGGTTCAGCTTGAATTGGATCAGTTTGGTCTTCATATTTATAATGCCAATGTGAAACAGCTTGTGGATGTTCCTGGATATGAGTACTTTTCTTATCTAGGCCAGAAGACTCAGATGGAGGCGGCTAATCAGGCTAAGATTGATGTGTCGGAGGCCAAGATGAAGGGTGCAATTGGAGCCAAGGAACGAGAGGGACTGACGCTACAGAATGCAGCAAAGATCGATGCTGAATCGAAGATTATGTCAACAAGGAGGCAAGGAGAAGGAAATAAGGAGGAGATAAGGGTGAAGACTGAAGTGCAGATATATAAGAATCAGAGGGATGCAGAGGTGGAGCAAGCGAATGCAGAGTTGGCAACAAAGAAGGCAGTGTGGTCTCAGTCTGCTAAGATGGCGCAGGTGGAGGCAGATAAGGCCGTTTCTTTAAGGGAAGCAACTCTGCAGATGGAGGTGGAGAAGAAGAATGCTTTGACTAGGACTGAGAAACTCAGGGCTCAAGATCTCAGTAAGGCAAACGTTGATTATGACATACAG GTTCAAGAGGCAAATGCAGAGCTGTATAAAAAACAGAAAGCAGCTGAAGCAATTCTGTTCGAACAGCAAAAGAGTGCGGAAGCACAGAGAGCAAGTGCAGATGCAGACCTATATGCTCGTCAACGAGCAGCAGAGGCTGATCTCTACTCAAAAATGAAAGAAGCAGAAGGAATGGCAGCAGTAGCAGAAGCACAAGGATTCTACCTTGGAAACCTCCTCAAACAAGTTGGAGGGAACTACTCTGCTCTCAGAGATTACTTGATGATCCATGGAGGCACCTTCAAGGATATTGCGAAGCTTAATGCTGAGGCAGTTCGCGGGCTGCAGCCAAAGATTAACATTTGGACAGGGGCTAATGGTAATGGTGTTGGTGACGGTGTTTCATCTGGGGGATCTGGATGTGGTGGTGCAATGAAAGAGATAGCTGGTTTGTATGGAATGCTACCCCCATTGCTTGAGACGGTGAATGATCAGACTGGGATGCTTCCACCAACTTGGCTAGCCACTTTGCCATCTGATTCCAGCAAGGCTTAA
- the LOC141687326 gene encoding F-box protein CPR1-like: MAITNSRAAVEILTDDLINEILIRLPVKSILRCQLVSKTWFSLISNPNFVKSQLLQSIASSQANQTLVLNTEESDSSILLFHVNSRQIVADLNFPYSQGEFESVPDCIIVGSANGIVCVSVAVSETPLDHNWLFSSFANRKTNTYLWNPATKQSKVVPSFSISHDIRREALGFGFDPIDNDFKIVRVVSPPFSAEVYSSNRNVWQMVPKPLDIPYDDFFDVCVNGFLCCTGMYGMMAFDLNKEVLNCAIKFPVCTFDARIIEFNYTIACIISMRGTSNDKINMWTLDDEACLRGGGVEASWTLMFTVGLDLSVQYVYSYFRTGDLLLRTDDDEWLLYDSDKKKARVVPISVYMHQIYKYTESLVSVPGFKQVNWNAGEDNN, from the coding sequence ATGGCGATAACTAATTCCCGTGCGGCCGTGGAGATATTAACCGATGATTTGATCAACGAGATTCTCATACGCCTCCCTGTTAAATCCATACTCCGATGCCAGTTAGTCTCCAAAACCTGGTTTTCCCTAATTTCAAACCCTAATTTCGTCAAATCTCAGCTCCTTCAATCAATCGCAAGCTCCCAGGCTAATCAAACTCTCGTTCTCAATACTGAAGAAAGTGATTCCTCAATTTTACTCTTCCACGTCAATTCTCGTCAAATTGTGGCTGATCTCAACTTTCCTTATTCTCAAGGTGAGTTTGAGTCTGTGCCTGATTGTATAATTGTTGGTTCTGCTAATGGTATTGTTTGTGTTTCTGTTGCTGTCTCCGAAACACCTCTTGATCATAACTGGCTTTTTTCGTCTTTTGCTAATCGTAAAACTAATACTTATCTTTGGAATCCTGCTACTAAACAATCTAAAGTTGTTCCGTCGTTTAGTATAAGTCATGATATTCGTAGAGAGGCTTTGGGATTTGGATTTGATCCGATAGATAATGACTTTAAAATTGTTAGGGTTGTGTCGCCTCCTTTTTCTGCTGAGGTGTATTCGAGTAATAGGAATGTTTGGCAAATGGTGCCTAAGCCGTTGGATATTCCTTATGATGATTTTTTTGATGTGTGTGTTAATGGATTCTTATGTTGTACGGGGATGTATGGTATGATGGCGTTTGATTTGAATAAGGAGGTGCTGAATTGTGCTATTAAGTTTCCGGTATGTACTTTTGATGCTCGCATCATTGAGTTCAATTATACAATTGCCTGCATAATATCGATGAGGGGTACATCGAATGATAAGATTAATATGTGGACATTGGATGATGAGGCATGCCTTCGTGGTGGTGGAGTTGAGGCGTCTTGGACTCTAATGTTTACTGTTGGTTTAGACCTTTCAGTACAGTATGTTTATAGCTACTTCCGCACTGGGGATCTCTTGCTAAGGACTGATGATGACGAGTGGCTTTTGTATGATTCCGATAAGAAAAAGGCTAGAGTTGTCCCGATTTCAGTTTATATGCATCAAATTTACAAGTACACAGAGAGCCTAGTTTCAGTCCCGGGATTCAAACAAGTCAACTGGAATGCCGGTGAAGATAATAATTAG